CGCAATATCCTCGAGGCCTACTATCCCGTTGGAGGCGTTCGTATTGAGGACGATATACTTGTCACATCTGATGGACATGAGAACCTCTCTGCAGGTGCGCCCAAGGGCGATGAACTGCTGGATGTGATAAACGGCAGCTTTGAGAAGATTTGAGGGCTAGTAGGGGGTAATATGCTCAACGAGCAATGGGGTTAATATTGAGAAGTGGATGGCGGGTATATATGGCGAATGCATTGACTAGGTGCTTTGTCTTTTACTTGCCGTGGTTTGGTCAGTTCAGCGGTTTCAGGAATGAGAATGATATAGGACAACACAGGTCAGCATGCGGCACTATTGGTATCAATTTATGGAATTTATCATGCTCATTGCTACCCAAAACATAAACTCTCGCATGTGCAGCTCATACATCTAATATACAAGAACACATTGACGATTAAGGAAAGGCGTGAAGTCGTAACAACCTCACTCTACTAGATACACAACCGCCTACCCACCAGGTATCGACCCTCAGATGCACCCAAGACATCCGCTTACAAGTACTTCTTGGGCATGGTGGCCCGCCGCCGCTTGTAGATGACATAGGCGGCAACGAGGGCGAGCTGggtgccgaggaagaagaggaccaGGAAGCGGTGGCCGGGGGTGCTGGCCATGACAGCCTGGGAGAGCGAGTTGTGGTGGCTCGAGAGGACGTCGCGAACAGAGCGCTCGGTGGACTGCAGCTTGCGGGTGAGGTCCTTGCGGAggcccttgacctccttctcgagctcgatGACGCGGGTCTGCAGCGCcgtgatgtcgtcgagcttgcGCATGTCGGCGCGAAGCTGGCCGATGAGGCTGGTCACCTCCTCGTGGCGCTTGACGTCCTCCTGCTGGTGGCGCGACGAGGTGCGGTGCAGAGACGAGAGCTGGTGGTTTGTGTTTTGGAGGCGGTTGTGGAGGTCCATGAACTGCGTCTTGGACGTCTGGAAGATATCGGGGTCCTCGTCGGCGTACTCGCCCTCAGGGACCTCCCTCTTGGGGGGAGCGCCTCGGCTGGGGGGGCTCTTGTTGGGCgtctgctgcttctgctgctgctgcttggggGGGTCGTTGTTGCGGACGGGGGCCGAGTCCGAGTTGTCGGCCATGACCACCACCTTGAAGACCTCGAACGAATCCGGGTTGTCGGGGGTCGCGGCCGTGACACCGAACTGGTAGCCAGTAGGGATGCTGAAGCTGCCGGACTCGAAGCACAGGTTGccgtcgacctcgacgcGGAACGAAGTGGATGTCTGTCGGAGCTTGATCTGCGAGGGTCGGCCCAGGTTTCGGTAGTTGTAACCGCAGTGACCAAACGACAGCTCATCGACGTTGCTCTGCCTCGTGAAGTCGACGGTGCCGTCGTTGAGGAAACCACGGACCATACCGCCCGCGCCGCCGTGTGTGTCCACCACAAGAGCCAGACCGTCAAACTTTCCGACGGTGTAGATGCTGCCGGAGCCGATAGAGGCAGGACCGTTGCGGACCAGCCAGATGTTGAGGTTGCCGCGGCCGCGATCGGGCCCGTTGGCTCGGAAGTCGACGTCGGCGATCCATTGGTTGCGGAGCAGAGGCTGCTGACCCCAGACGGCACCGCGCTGGTTACCGGGGGCGAGAGGCGTGAGGATGATGCGGTTGGAGAGAACCTCTGGCATCTGGGGGTTGCCCTGGAGGGCAAAGTTGGGGATCTCCCCGCGGGATTCGGGGGGACTTATCCTAGACGAGGGGGTCAGCGAGACATACAAAGGTTGTACTACACGGGAAGAGCAACAACAAACCTTCCAGCATGACCGAAACTGAGCTCGCTGATGAGGTATTGTGCCTCTGAGAGGCCTGCTGCCAGCAGCGCAGCCAAAGATAGAGAGAAACGCATGGCGAAGAGAGGGAAAGACGTAGGTGGCTCCAAGCTGCGAGAGGCCGTTCAACAAACAAGGGAGGACAAAGGGCGGGCGGTGCCTGGCGCAGGACGAGAGCGCTCAACCTCGTGACtggacaagaacaagaagcgTCCGTCTGTCTGTCTCTCTACCCAAGCTCGGGGGGGTTGATTGTCGAAGGGAGGGAGTGGAGAGAATGGTACGAGCAGAAAAAGGCGGGCAAGGCTGAGGACACTTTGCACTATCAACGATGGAATTGGGCCCCTGGGCGGTCTTTTTTTGGCGGTGGAGGGCACCAATAGAAGAATAGAAAGAAGTCAAACCCAACGTCTCAGGGAAAAAATATCAAGACAATGAAATGGGCTAGCAAAGTCTACAGAAGGTCTCTCTCTAttcaaagaaaaaaaggagaaaaggcaagcaattgagCAAATGCTTAGGGGGAAAAGGGTCTCATGAGGGGGGCGGCTGTTGGAGTGtgggttgatgaagccacACGCGACAGCCACGACAAGCCCAGTTCAACTCAGCCTTGAGGAATGCCCCTGAAGGGACCTACAGATGTTAAATTCAGCCATATCATGTTAGATAAATCATGATATACATGCATATGGCTACGATAACAACAGAATAGAGATTTCAAGCATTTATTACATCCTTTTCAATATTTGCTTCTCTCAACTCGTCTCTCTTTCAGCTTCACACTGAATCATTGTGGCTAGTTTAACATGCAGCTGTCTTTCGGCTATTGGTGGGATCCAGCCCAACCCCAGAAGACAAGGCCAGGGGTTCAAGAAGCTCGGGCCCTCGCTAGCGGAGGAGCATCGCACCCTTCTAGAAGCACGAAGAGGTTTGAACGAGATGGACACAAGACGCAGAGACTAAATTTCTTTTCAATGTCGATTGTTACAATATCACTAACTAGAGTCAATATGAACTCGTTATTCATTGTCTAGATTTCACAATACTACCATCCACAGTCAACATCCGTCCAACCCCAGCTTCAATGGAACGATGGATGCGCATTTCCCCATTCGGCCTGGTGGGGACCCTACTCCAAAAAAGAACAACGAGCCAATCTCTGACTCCTGAGAGCTCCTCGTCATGATTGCTccccaacagcagcagcacgcaccccttcatctcctccctGCCAGTGTCATGAGGCTGAGCTGAAGTCTACCGAGgcgacaccatcaccatgagCGAGTCGTACCCGACCTTGACGCAGACGGCGCTGGTGGCTGCTGCTTTCAAGATCCTCTTATTCCCAGCCTAGTAAGCTTCCCGGAGCTCCCCCCATCATGCCGTAGGTAGAGCTAACCACCTCGTCAAACAGCAAGTCCACCGACTTTGAAGTTCACCGCAATTGGCTCGCCATCACCGAGAGCCTCCCCTTGGACAAGTGGTACTTTGAAAAGACGTCGGAGTGGACCCTCGACTACCCGCCCTTCTTTGCCTACTTCGAATATGTCCTCGCCCACGTCGCCCGTCTCGTCGACCCCCTCATGGTCAAGGTCTACAACCTCGACTACGACAGCTGGCAGACGGTTTACTTCCAGCGGACCACCGTGATCATCACCGAGCTCGTTCTCGTGTGGGCTCTCCAGTCGTTTATCGATTCCACGCCTCTCAAGTCGCGACGCGCCGCGCAGGTCGCCGCTCTGTCCATTGTCCTCTCGCCGGGCCTACTCATCATCGACCACATTCACTTCCAGTACAATGGCTTCATGTACggcatcttggtgatgtcgcTGGTGCTAGCGCGCTGCAAGGGCACTCTTCTGTATAGTGGACTCGTGTTCGCCGCGCTGCTCTGCTTCAAGCACATCTACCTGTACCTGGCCCTGGCCTACTTTGTCTTTCTCCTGCGGGCGTATTGCCTGTCGTCCAAGTCCATCTTCCGGATCCGTTTCCTTAACTGTATCAAGCTCGGTCTGGGTATCGGGACCATCTTTGGAGCTGCCTTTGGCCCATTTGCGGCCCTAGGTCAGATTCCTCAGCTCTTGAGCCGACTATTTCCCTTTTCGCGGGGTCTCTGCCATGCTTACTGGGCGCCCAATGTCTGGGCCCTCTACTCCTTTGCGGATCGCGTTTTGATCCATGGTAGGTTCATTACTTGGCAAATGATAGCTGTTGTCGCTAATTCATCATAGTTGCCCCGCGACTTGGCTGGGCAGTCAACCAGGGCGCGTTGCAGAGCGTCACTCGCGGCCTTGTCGGAGACACTTCGTTCGCTGTTCTGCCCGAGATCAGTCCCAGAACGTGCTTCATCCTCACACTCATCTTCCAGGGCCTGCCgcttctcaagctcttcTCGCAGCCTACTTGGGAGAATTTCATTGGTGCCGTCACCCTGTGCGGCTAtgcctcttttctcttcgGCTGGCACGTTCATGAGAAGGCCATCCTCCTAGTCATCATccccttcagcctcatcgccTTACGTGATAGACGACACCTAGGTGCATTCCGGCCCCTCGCCGTTGCAGGCCATGTGTCACTCTTCCCGCTCCTCTTCACACCCGCCGAGTTCCCTGTCAAGACCATCTACACCATCATGTGGCTGGTGGTGTTCCTCATGGCATTTGACCGTCTCGCCCCGGCGTCCAACAAGCCAAGAATC
This Fusarium keratoplasticum isolate Fu6.1 chromosome 6, whole genome shotgun sequence DNA region includes the following protein-coding sequences:
- a CDS encoding Alpha-1,3-glucosyltransferase translates to MSESYPTLTQTALVAAAFKILLFPAYKSTDFEVHRNWLAITESLPLDKWYFEKTSEWTLDYPPFFAYFEYVLAHVARLVDPLMVKVYNLDYDSWQTVYFQRTTVIITELVLVWALQSFIDSTPLKSRRAAQVAALSIVLSPGLLIIDHIHFQYNGFMYGILVMSLVLARCKGTLLYSGLVFAALLCFKHIYLYLALAYFVFLLRAYCLSSKSIFRIRFLNCIKLGLGIGTIFGAAFGPFAALGQIPQLLSRLFPFSRGLCHAYWAPNVWALYSFADRVLIHVAPRLGWAVNQGALQSVTRGLVGDTSFAVLPEISPRTCFILTLIFQGLPLLKLFSQPTWENFIGAVTLCGYASFLFGWHVHEKAILLVIIPFSLIALRDRRHLGAFRPLAVAGHVSLFPLLFTPAEFPVKTIYTIMWLVVFLMAFDRLAPASNKPRIFLLDRFSTLYIAVSIPLILYCSLLHQIIFGKSYEFLPLMFTSSYSAIGVVGSWVGYMVVYFTA